The Bernardetia sp. ABR2-2B DNA window ACTTTGATGTAATTGACCAATCAGTTGAAGATTTGGGTTCTTTGAAAGATAATTTTCCAGAAGCTGATGCAATGGTTTTGGTCTCTTGTATTGCTCGTCATTTAGCACTAGGGCCAATGATAGAAGGAGAATTAGAAGGGCTTCAAAAACTTTGGAATGCGCCACTTATTGGTTTCTTTTCTTATGGAGAGATTGGAACTTTAAACGGAACAACTGTTTGTGACTTGCATAATGAAACTGTTTCTTTGATTCTTCTGAAAGAAAAATAAATTAAAATTTTTATAAACTATCTGTTACTAATTTATACTTTACGATTGATTATTAATTTTTTTAGATTTGAATTTAGCTAAATATCTTGAAGCATTTAAAGCTCATGTTCCTGAAAGTTCGCTATCAGAAGAGCAAGGCAAAGAACTGTCTCAACTTATAAAAAAAGTAGAGAGAGAGATTAAAATGGCTAATTTTAAGTACGAAAGAACAGCAAAAGAAAAAAAATCATTAGAAAAGCTTTTAGAACAAACCATCAAAGAATTAGAAACTAAAAACGAAAATTTAGCTGAAACAAATGCTCAACTCTCTTCAATGGAAGAAGAGCTGAGGCAAAACTCAGAAGAGCTACTGATTTTAAACGAAAGACTAGAAGAACGAGTTGAAAAAGCTGTTTCTAATATAGAAAACCAAAAAGAGCTTTTAGAAGTCAAGAATAAGCATATTTTGGATAGCATTAATTATGCAAAAAGAATTCAGAGAGCAATGCTATTATCTGAAAAAGAAGTAGCATCAATTTTCCCAAACAGTTTTATCTTTTTTTCTCCAAAAGACATAGTTTCAGGTGATTTTTACTGGCTTGCTAAAGTAGAAGAATATCGTTTTGTGGCTGTAATTGATTGTACTGGGCACGGAGTTCCAGGAGCTTTTATGAGTCTGATTCTTAATGATGGACTTAATGAAATCGTCAAGCTAAGAAAAATAGTAGAACCTGCAAAAGTTTTGGAGGAACTAAATATTTATGTAATTAGTGCGCTAAGGCAAAAGGGAAGCGCAAATCGTGACGGTGCAGATATGTCATTGTGTGTCATCGATGATAAACAAAATACACTTACGTTTGCAGGAGCTAGACAAAATTTAGTTTTTTGTAGAGATAATGAACTGATAGAAGTAAAAGCAAATCGTAAATCTATTGGTGGGTATATCAAGAACAAAGATACGCAGAAGTTTGTCTCACACGTCATAAATTTAGATTCTTATAAAGATTATTATTTTTATCTTTCTTCTGATGGTTTTGCTGACCAATTTGGAGGACAAAGTGGGGGTAAGTTATTACGTCAGAACTTTAAAAAGAAGCTTCAAGAAATCTGTAAAAAAGAATGTAATAGACAGTATAAAGAACTCAAAAAGCACTTTCAAGATTGGAAAGGAAAACAAGAACAAATTGATGATGTTTTGGTAATTGGCTTCAAACCATAAAATTGAATTGTAATATAAGAGAAACTAGCCTTTGTTGATATTTTAGCGCAGTGACATCAAGAAATACATAAAAATCTTTGCTATCAAAACACTTCAAAAAATAACTTTTTATAAGAACAACTCCTTTTTATAAAAACTACCTTTGTCATTCGTTCAAAGTGAATAATTTCTTCTGTAAAAAAGGTAATTTTACTCTTCTTATGAAAAGCTCTACTTCTACTCAAAATCCTCTGTTTTTATCTTGGTTCTTACTGATACTACTTGCTCTTATTTGGGGAAGTTCTTTTATTTTGATGAAAAGAGGTTTGCTTGTTTTTTCTCCTTTAGAAATTGGTGCGCTTCGTATTTCATCTGCTTTTATTGCCTTATTGCCTTTTGCTGTTTTCCACGCAAGAAAAATCCCTAAATCGAAATGGAAATATTTACTTATTTCTGGGCTTTTGGGAAACGCAATTCCTGCTGTTCTTTTTCCTCTTGCACAAACTCGTCTTTTGAGTTCGGTTACAGGAGTTTTGAATGGGCTTACCCCTCTTTTTACAGTTATGGTAGGTGCGCTTTTCTTTAGTCAGAAATTAAAATACAAACAACTTATAGGTCTCGGAATTGCTTTTTTGGGAGCAGGACTTTTGAGTATTGCCAAAAAAGGAGGAGGTTTTGGAGACATAAATAGTTATGTTTTGCTTGTTGTTTTGGCTTCTTTGTTTTACGGAATTAGTTTGAATGTTATCAAGAGTAAACTCTCCGAAGTTGCTTCTTTTCCAATTGCTTCGTGTGCTTTTCTTACGGTGGGTATTCCTTCTATTTTGTTTCTTCTTTTTGGAACTCCTTTTCTATCTCATTTTCAAGATGCACAAGAAATAACAACGCAAACAACACTAGTTTCTCCTATCTATTTAGTTTGGAAGTCATTTTTTTATATCGTTATTCTAGGAGTTATCGGAACGGCAATCGCTCTTATTATTTTTAATAAAGTAATTCAACTCAACGATGCTGTTTTTGCCAGTACAGTAACTTATTTTATTCCAATTGTAGCTATATTTTGGGGAGTAATTGATGACGAACCACTCCAAGTAGAACATTTTATTGGAATGGCAATGATTATTTTTGGTGTTTTTGTGGCGAATAGGTGGAAATAAATTTTTCTACAATAAATTCTCAAAAAATCACTAAATTAGTAGCACCTCAATTATAAACACAAGCTTCTTATGACCAACCTAGAATACCTAAAACAAAATCCTTATTTTCAAGAAGTACCTGAAAGTCAATTAGAATGGCTTTTGGAAGAAGCAGAATGTCAAGACTTGGAAGAAGGAGAGTTTTTGTTTCAGCCTAATCAAGAAATAACATGTATGTATATTGTTTTGTGTGGTAGGATTCGTCTTTATATTTCTCAAAAAGGACAAATGCGACAACTTGCCATCTATGAGCCTCACGAAATTACAGGACAGCTCCCTTACTCTCGTATGACAAAGTCGTCAGGGTATGGGATTGCACTAGAACCTACTAAGTTACTATGTTTTGATAAGTCAAAATTTCAAACATTGATAAAGGAAAATTATGAGCTTACAGAAGCTCTCGTCAGAAGAATGACAACCCGAGTAAGAGAGTTTACCAAAAATCAGCAGATGACTGAAAAAATGGTTTCGCTTGGCAAACTTTCAGCAGGACTTGCTCACGAACTCAATAACCCAGCTTCAGCAGTTGTCAGAAGTGCAGAATCTCTCCAAAAACATCTTCAAAATACACCAGAACAGTTTAAAGATGTAATTTCTATCAAAGTAACTCCAAAGCAAGTAGATGAGATTAATGATTTTTTGTTTGAAAAGATGAACAATCATCAAAACAGAGATAAAAATACCTCTAAAAAGACAAAGAAGTCTATTCTTCAAAAAAGTAATTTGGAAGATGAGCTTTTAGATTATATGGAAGATAGAGAAGTAAGAGATGCCTTTGACCTTGCACCTACTTTTGTAGAATATGATTTTGAAATTAAGGACTTGGAAAAAGTAGAGAAAATTGTGTCAGAAGTACATTTAAGTCCTGTTTTGAATTGGATTTGTAATAATCTGATTACTGAAAAAACGATTCAAGAAATAAAAGATGCCTCTGAAAGAATTGGTCATTTGGTTCAATCTATCAAGTCTTATACACATATGGACAAAGGAACAGATGCCACACAAGTTTCGATAGTAGAAGGAATAGAAAATACTTTGACTTTGCTTAATCATAAAATAAAAGTCAAAAAAATAGATGTAGAATTAGATTTTGAAGATAATCTACCAAAGATACAAGGACAGGCAGGAGAAATCAATCAAGTTTGGACAAATATTATAGATAATGCGCTTGATGTACTACCAGAAAATGGAGAAGGAAAACTAAAGATTGAAAGTAAAAATGACCATGATTTTATTCTGACAAAAATCATAGATAATGGGGGAGGAATCCCTAAAGAAATAATAAATAATATTTTTGACCCATTTTTTACTACAAAAGAAGTTGGAAAAGGAACTGGTTTAGGATTGGATATTACACACCGAATTATCCAACAGCATAAAGGAAGCATAAAAGTAAACTCTGAGAATGGACAAACTATTTTTGAGATTTGTATTCCAATAAAACAGCAGTCTTAGACCAAAATCAGTTTTATCCAAAACAAAAACTCTCAAAATTCACTTTAGTAGATAAGAAATTACCATTTTTTAAACTTTAATTTTTAAATACTATTACTATGGACAATAAAAAGGAAACTCAAAAGCAACAACAGAAAGAAGACAGGATTGTATTAGAAGAGTTGCAACATAACAACACCAATTCTGACCCAAATTCTCCCATGCATACACTTGATACATTGAGCGAAACAATGAATGCGCTTAAAAACAAAGGATATTCTACAGATTTTAATCTCAAAAAAGATTGCTTGGTGTGTCAGAAGGAAGGAAAAGAAATCCATGTCTATCCTTCCGAATTTGAAATTGAAGATACATTTCGTTTTGAGGGAGAAACGAATCCTTCTGATGCCTCTATTTTATATGCCATCAAATCTGAAAAACATAATTTAAAAGGCGTTTTGGTAAATGCCTATGGTGTTTATGCCAATGATATGGCTGGAGAAATGGCAAAGAAATTTAAGTAATTTCAATCAGATTTAATCATTAAAGGGAGTTTATTTTCATTCAAAATAAATTCCCTTTTTTTATAAATGAGTTTAATTTCTGACAAAAAACCATTTTACAGTTTTATATAAACCTACCCCAACATAGCCCAAAACACCTAATTTTGCTTTTTCTTTAATAGAGATTGTAATTGTTGCAAACTCTTCTAAATTATCTAGCTTATTGATTTGTCCTTTCAAAAGGTCTATATCTTGCGTAATTCTTGCCAGTTCTCGTTCTACCAATATAGCCTCCTCTACATTTCTTGCCATTTTCAAAAGTTCAATATAACGTTTTCTAGTTTCCAAGGCATTATCCAGTCGTATTTGAGCATCCCAGTATTGTTCTGTTACGTCATTTCCATAAATGTTTTTACGTGTAACCTTTCCTAGTTGCTCAATTTCTTCCACAACTGTTTCAAAATATTCACTCTTAATTCTTATAGTTGTTTCAGTCGTACTCAACCTTCCTATATATCCATCGTATTTTTCTGTGATACTCTCTAATTGTGGATTTATACTGTCTGGTAGTGTAGAAACAAGAGTTAGGTTGGCTGAATAGATTATTTTTCGTTTTTCTTTAGGTGTCTTTGGGTTTTTGGGGTCTTTAGGGTTTTTTTGAATTTTGTCTAACTCAACTTTTTCTAAACCTGCATGACTTATTTGTCCTGTTTGTCCCATCGTCGCATGAACCATTTTTGAGTGAGAGCTACAAGAACTAAACAAAATAAAGTTTATGAAAAGGATAAAAACGAGTGAGTTTTTTCTGATTAAGCATAATGAATTTCTAAAAATCATAATAAAATTTTTTGATGAAGATAAATTGATTAATTTTTTATTTCATGATGCTTGAATTATTCTTTTTGCATAAATTTTATCTAATTTATTTTACCATTTTTTACAACCAATAACTTGGAGGAATTCTCTTAACCTTTGCTCTTTTACTGACAATAGCTTACCTTTGAAAGTATATTGGGCGAAAACATGCATACTCTATTTTCTAAAATCAACTGTAAAAAAATAATGAATAAGATAAAAATAATTATAGAAAGAGAATATTTGACGAGAGTGCGTAAAAAGTCATTTATTGTTATGTCGCTTTTAGCACCTTTTTTAGTAATTGCTTTGATGGTTATTCCTGCGTGGCTTACTTCTTTAGATACAGGACAAACAGTAGTTCAAGTAGTTGATGAAGGAAACTTATTAGGTGGAATTTCAGAAATTGATAATGTAAAATTGATTTATCCTATTCAAAATAACCTTCAAGAAGCAAAAGAAAACCTGAAAGAAAAATCTAAGAGTTTTGATGCTTTATTATTGATTCCTAGAGGAATAACAGCTGATAACACAGATGGTGTTTTGCTTTTGGCTGACAAAAATATTCCTATTCAGTTAGAAAAAAAGATTGAAAGGCAAATCGCCAAAAAATTAGAAGAAAAAAAATTAGTACAACTAGGAATGAATCCAGTTTTGATAAAAGAAGCTAAGACAAAAGTAAAACTGACCGTTACCCCTCTCTATTCAGCAGAAACTCGTACCGATTCGACAGTTGCTAGTATTGTTGCCTATTTGAGTGCTGTGATGATTTATTTCTTCATTTTCTTATATGGAGCGCAAGTTATGCGTGGTGTAATGGAAGAAAAAACAAACCGAATTGTAGAAGTAATCATTTCTTCTGTAAAGCCTT harbors:
- a CDS encoding ABC transporter permease; translated protein: MNKIKIIIEREYLTRVRKKSFIVMSLLAPFLVIALMVIPAWLTSLDTGQTVVQVVDEGNLLGGISEIDNVKLIYPIQNNLQEAKENLKEKSKSFDALLLIPRGITADNTDGVLLLADKNIPIQLEKKIERQIAKKLEEKKLVQLGMNPVLIKEAKTKVKLTVTPLYSAETRTDSTVASIVAYLSAVMIYFFIFLYGAQVMRGVMEEKTNRIVEVIISSVKPFELMLGKIIGVAFVAFTQFLIWIVLGLVLFIVVSSVFSLENNMTQEEAQAIIAQSGGMAGQLETNLAVQNILETVQTLNFPLIISAFGFYFIMGYLVYGALYGAVGSIVDNQTDTQQFMLPITIPLITAIGIIGLVVNDPDGTVAFWASMFPLTSPIIMMVRIPFEPPLWEVFLSMTILFLTFLGITWLVGRIYRIGILMYGKKPTYREVSKWLFYKA
- a CDS encoding SpoIIE family protein phosphatase; amino-acid sequence: MNLAKYLEAFKAHVPESSLSEEQGKELSQLIKKVEREIKMANFKYERTAKEKKSLEKLLEQTIKELETKNENLAETNAQLSSMEEELRQNSEELLILNERLEERVEKAVSNIENQKELLEVKNKHILDSINYAKRIQRAMLLSEKEVASIFPNSFIFFSPKDIVSGDFYWLAKVEEYRFVAVIDCTGHGVPGAFMSLILNDGLNEIVKLRKIVEPAKVLEELNIYVISALRQKGSANRDGADMSLCVIDDKQNTLTFAGARQNLVFCRDNELIEVKANRKSIGGYIKNKDTQKFVSHVINLDSYKDYYFYLSSDGFADQFGGQSGGKLLRQNFKKKLQEICKKECNRQYKELKKHFQDWKGKQEQIDDVLVIGFKP
- a CDS encoding DUF4349 domain-containing protein, which produces MIFRNSLCLIRKNSLVFILFINFILFSSCSSHSKMVHATMGQTGQISHAGLEKVELDKIQKNPKDPKNPKTPKEKRKIIYSANLTLVSTLPDSINPQLESITEKYDGYIGRLSTTETTIRIKSEYFETVVEEIEQLGKVTRKNIYGNDVTEQYWDAQIRLDNALETRKRYIELLKMARNVEEAILVERELARITQDIDLLKGQINKLDNLEEFATITISIKEKAKLGVLGYVGVGLYKTVKWFFVRN
- a CDS encoding phosphoribosylpyrophosphate synthetase, translated to MDNKKETQKQQQKEDRIVLEELQHNNTNSDPNSPMHTLDTLSETMNALKNKGYSTDFNLKKDCLVCQKEGKEIHVYPSEFEIEDTFRFEGETNPSDASILYAIKSEKHNLKGVLVNAYGVYANDMAGEMAKKFK
- a CDS encoding DMT family transporter, encoding MKSSTSTQNPLFLSWFLLILLALIWGSSFILMKRGLLVFSPLEIGALRISSAFIALLPFAVFHARKIPKSKWKYLLISGLLGNAIPAVLFPLAQTRLLSSVTGVLNGLTPLFTVMVGALFFSQKLKYKQLIGLGIAFLGAGLLSIAKKGGGFGDINSYVLLVVLASLFYGISLNVIKSKLSEVASFPIASCAFLTVGIPSILFLLFGTPFLSHFQDAQEITTQTTLVSPIYLVWKSFFYIVILGVIGTAIALIIFNKVIQLNDAVFASTVTYFIPIVAIFWGVIDDEPLQVEHFIGMAMIIFGVFVANRWK
- a CDS encoding ATP-binding protein produces the protein MTNLEYLKQNPYFQEVPESQLEWLLEEAECQDLEEGEFLFQPNQEITCMYIVLCGRIRLYISQKGQMRQLAIYEPHEITGQLPYSRMTKSSGYGIALEPTKLLCFDKSKFQTLIKENYELTEALVRRMTTRVREFTKNQQMTEKMVSLGKLSAGLAHELNNPASAVVRSAESLQKHLQNTPEQFKDVISIKVTPKQVDEINDFLFEKMNNHQNRDKNTSKKTKKSILQKSNLEDELLDYMEDREVRDAFDLAPTFVEYDFEIKDLEKVEKIVSEVHLSPVLNWICNNLITEKTIQEIKDASERIGHLVQSIKSYTHMDKGTDATQVSIVEGIENTLTLLNHKIKVKKIDVELDFEDNLPKIQGQAGEINQVWTNIIDNALDVLPENGEGKLKIESKNDHDFILTKIIDNGGGIPKEIINNIFDPFFTTKEVGKGTGLGLDITHRIIQQHKGSIKVNSENGQTIFEICIPIKQQS